CTAATGCCAGGCAATCCCCTCGTATTTTTGGCAGGTGAAGATGTTGGATTAATGTCCAGCGCTGAGAAAGAAGCAATCTTGGAAAAGCATGGACTTAATGATTCCATATTTGAACAATACATTACTTATATAAAAAATATTCTGACAGGAGAATTCGGTTTCTCCTATCAGCAAAAAAGACCGATTTCGGAGATTATTATGGAGCGCTTACCTTGGACAATGCTTCTAACAGGGCTCGGTCTTGTCCTCTCAACCATTCTAGGAGTAATGTTTGGAGCCATTTCAGCCTGGCGCAGAGGGACTAAAACTGATGCGAATTTATTGACAGTTTTTATGTTTCTAAGTGCAATGCCTTCCTTCTGGGTCGGTATGATTTTAGTTTCTATTTTTTCAGCTCAATTAGGATGGCTCCCCGTTTTCGGAGCTGAAAGTGCCTGGTCGAACTATTCGGGTATGGATAGATTCATTGATATTAGTAGACACCTTATATTACCATTAACAACTCTTATATTAATCTCAGTAACAAGCACCTTCATGATTATGAGATATTCGATGCTAAATGTTCTTGGGGAAGACTATATTATGATGGCCAAAGCAAAGGGCGTAAAAGAAAAAGTTATTAAGTATAAGCATGCCATGAGAAACGCTTTGCTTCCGGTGGCTACTGTATTTATGCTTAGTTTAGGGTTTACCTTGGGCGGGGCAACTGTAATAGAAACGGTCTTTGCATACCCGGGTGTAGGACGATTAATGTTTGAATCAGTCCTAAGCAGAGATTACCCACTGATTCAGGCGACTTTCCTGATTATTACCTTCAGTGTTGTCATTGCCAATTTCTTGGCGGATTTACTATATCCTTTACTTGATCCGAAGGTGGGAAGCCGAAATGGGTAATAAAAAATGGAGAAAGTATTGGCATGTACTTACATCTAATAATATCGGTATAGTCGGATTAGGACTTTTGATTATATTTTTGGCGATAGCTGTTTTCGCTCCTTTACTTGCACCATTTGATCCGACTGAACGTGTGGGAACACCATTTACGAAACCTAACAGCCAATTTCTCCTGGGTACCAATGACGTAGGACAGGATATTTTAAGTGAATTGCTGTATGGTACTAGAATTTCATTATTAATTGGTGTCCTTGCTGCCTTTATTTCGATTCTTCTTGGATGCCTTATCGGTGTAATATCAGGGTATTACGGCGGAAAAGTAGATTCTCTTTTAATGAGATTAGTAGACCTTGTTCTTGTTATCCCATTTTTGCCTCTTATGATCTTATTGGCAGCCTTTATTGGTCCAAGTTTTTGGAATATCATTTTGGTTATAAGCTTAATTTCTTGGGCGAGTCCAGCAAGGGTTATAAGATCACAGGTATTAACGCTAAAAACAAAAGGGTATGTCGAAGCCGCCAAATCAATCGGCACAAATATTAAGGTCATATTAGGCCGGCATATTTTGCCTGGTGTTATCCCAATTGCACTTTCCCAATTTGTATTAGCAGCAAGTCATTCTATTTTAATTGAAGCCTCTCTAAGCTTTTTGGGTCTAGGAGACCCTTTTACTAAGAGCTGGGGAACGATTTTATATTATGCCCAGGCAAGGGGAGCGTTCTTGACGGATGCATGGATCTGGTGGATACTTCCTCCTGGCTTACTCATCACCACATTGGTAATAGGATTTGCTTTTACTGGCTATTCATTGGAAGAAGTTATGAATCCGCGACTGAGAAGGGGGCGTTAGCATATGACTGCTGTATTAACTGTAGAGAACCTCTCGACTTTCTTTAAAACCGAAAAGGGAATTGCCCGTGCTGTAGAAAACGTTTCATTCTCTGTTGAAGAGGGAGAAATGCTTGGACTGATTGGAGAGTCGGGATGCGGGAAAACGACCGTTGCCCAATCGATTCTAAGATTAATAGAGTTTCCCGGAAAAGTGGTGGCTGGAAGTGTTCATTTAAATGGTAGGGATTTGCTTAAAGCCTCCGATTCTGAACTAGATTCTTTAAGATGGAAGGATCTTTCTGTCATACCACAAAATGCGATGAATGCACTAAATCCCGTTTATACAATAGGCGATCAAATTATGGAAGCCATTTTGCTCCATGAAAGAGTAAGCAAAAGAGAAGCACTGGCACGGACGAAGACCCTACTTGAGCTTGTCGGTATCGATGGTGACCGATGGAAAAGCTATCCCCACGAATTCAGCGGAGGGATGAAGCAGCGCGTTGCCATTGCCATGTCTCTTGCTTGTTCTCCCAAACTGGTAATTTCCGACGAATCAACGACAGGACTAGATGTATTAACCCAGGCACAGGTGATAGCATTAATTAAAAACCTTCAGAGAAAGATGGATTTATCAGTAATACTAATTTCACATGATTTGCCGATGGTTACTGCTATTTGCGACAAAATTGCAATCATGTATGCAGGGAAAATTGTTGAGCTTGCATCAACAGAGGATATATTGAATGATACAAGACATCCTTATTCAAAGGCTTTATTACAAGCGACTCCTGACCTGTCCGATCCTGATCGGGAAGTGATTTCGATACCAGGCAGTGTCCCTAATCTAGTAAACATCCCACAATGTTGCAGGTTTCATACTCGATGTGCGTTTGCCTTTGACCGCTGCAGAAAAGAAACACCTGAGTTCAGGGAAGTAAAAAATGGTCACTTTTCCGCATGCTTTCTTGAGGAGGAGGAAAATGGATAATTCAATTTTACTGAAAGTAAGAGACTTGAAGAAAACGTTTGTGAAGAAAACTGGATCGATTTTAAACCGGAAATTGCAAAATGTTTACGCTGTCCATAACGTTAGCTTTGAGATTAAAAAAGGGGAAATTCTAGGGATCATCGGGGAAAGCGGCTGTGGAAAAACTACAACAGCGCGAATGGTGATGCGCCTGATGAAGGAAACCAGCGGGGAAATCCTTTTTGAAGGAAGAGATTTATGTAAATTAACTGATTCAGAGACAAACAAGCTGAGAAACAAAATGCAAATGATTTTTCAGGATCCATATGATACTCTCAATCCTGGTATGACAATAATGGACATTTTAATGGAACCAATCAATGCCCACGAAAAACACCTGCCATATGATGAGAAAGTCCGAAGGGTCAAAGAGGCTATTGAATCAATTGAGCTGAGGCCGGCTGAAGACTATATGGAGAGGTTTCCACATCAGCTTAGTGGCGGGCAGAGGCAAAGGATTGCTATAGCAAGAGCTGTGATTCTGGAACCACTGTTTATTTCAGCTGATGAACCTACTTCTATGCTTGATGTTTCTGTCCGAGCAGGTATTTTAAACCTCCTTCTCGAACTTAAGAAGAAAATGGGCTTGACCATGATGCTGATTACACATGACCTATCGACAGCAAGTTATATGTGTGACCGCATTGCTGTCATGTACCAGGGTAAAATCATCGAGGTCGGGCCCACCAAGAAAATCATTCAATCGCCTTCACATCCTTACACAAAGGCACTAGTTTCGGTAGTGAAAGATCTAAATTACTTTATCCAAAATCGAGAAAAGTTAATTCTAGATGGTGAAGTGGATGCAACCGAAGAGACAGCAGGATGCCCATTTGTAAAAAGATGTCCATACCAGGAGGATATTTGTAACAGTAAAATGCCTAAACAAGAATCTCTAGGCGCAGGCCATGCAGTATCTTGTCACTGCCATAGTAATTTACTTGAAAAAACTTCTTAGGAAAGGGAGTTTTAAATTGAACAACGAAAAGAAAATAAAAGTCGCTGTTAATGGTGGCATTGATTTCGGGTCCAAACTGACTGCTAATCAGCTTCGAATACTTGCAAAATATATGGAGGACGGCCAGGAGCTAGAGCTTACAACCTTCCAGCAGCTTTATATTGATATTCCTGACAGTAAAAAGGATGAAATTATTACGGATTTTGAGTCGGTCGGGTTACAATGCTACCCAGTCGGCAATTTTGTAAAGAGCCTTAGAACCTGCAACTTTTGTAAAGGTGCAGAGGAAGAGGGAATGCCTGTCGCAATCGAACTTAATAAGAGAATTGCCGGAAAACCTGTTCCGTTTACCCTAAAACCAGCATACACCGGCTGTCCTGTTGGCTGTGGAGAGCCTTTGGTTAATGATATTGGAGTTATGAAAATAAATGGGAATCAATATAATCTTTATATTGGCGGGAAAACAAAAGGAGAGGATGCCGAGGCAGGAAGCTTATTTAAGGAAAATCTAAATCCTGAAGAACTTTATACTACAGTCGAAGAAATTATTAGGGTATATGGGGAAAAAGGAAAGAAACGAGAGCCTTTCCATAAATTTTTAAAGAGATTCGGAAAGGAAGAGCTAATTGAAAATATAAGTCAGGTATAAGGGGGAATGGGCATGGGTGTAGAGGCGGCTAATGAACAAGTATTGCCACCCACTGGTTGCTCTACAAATCATAGAAAGAGCCATCATTCAGAAAAAATAAAAAAGAACCTTGATTCAAGGCTAAATCGGATTGAAGGACAAATTCGCGGGGTTAAAAGATTAATTGAAAATGATACCTACTGTGACGATGTGATAACTCAATTATCCGCCATCCAATCTGCTTTAAACAGCGTTGCAAGTCTTCTTCTTGAAGGACATTTAAAAAGCTGCGTCCTAGAAAGGATAAATGAAGGAGATACTGAAGTCATTGATGAGGTCCTAGTTACCTTCCAGAGATTGCTGAAAAAGTAAGAGAGAAAGAAAACCGGGAGGGATTTTCGGTGGCTCAACAAGAGACGGCGGGTATACAAAGTACGAAACAAAAGGTTAGCACCATCTTAGCTTTAGCTATTCCAGCTATGGTTGAGAATACCTTACAAATGGTGGTAGGTTTTGTGGATACCCTGTTTGTTGCCAGACTTGGTTTAAACGAAGTGACAGCTGTTGGGATAGCGAATGCAGTTTTAGCCGTTTATATTGCTATTTTTATGGCAATAGGGGTGGGAACTTCTTCGCTAATTGCCAGGAGCATCGGATCAGGAGACATCGAAAAAGCAAAATCGATTGCCAGGCAATCCACTTTTATTTCTATTTTGGCGGGAATGATCTTCGGTATCATTTCCGTCTTTTTTAGTGAGCCGTTGCTTAAAATGATGGGCGCAGAATCAGATGTTTTAAGAGATGGGTCCATATATTTACAGATTGTTGGAATTCCATCTGTCTTTATTTCATTGATGTTCAATTTTGGTAGCATATTAAGGGCTGCTGGGGATACTAAAACACCTATGAAAGTAAGCTGGTGGATCAACTTAATTCATATTGGTCTAGATTATGTCCTGATTTTTGGCATATTTAAGTTGGATGGATTTGGTCTAGCTGGAGCCGCGTGGGCCACTGTCATTGTAAGGCTTTTGGGGTCAGCTGCGTTGTATCATCATATAAAAAAATCTCCGGTTTCTTTTTCTTTCTTTGGCGAATCTTCCAAAGGAGATTCATTTGCTATCTTAACATTATCTGCACCTGCAGCAATTGAGAGACTAATTATGCGTCTTGGCCAGGTGGTTTATTTTGGCCTGATCGTGAAAATAGGGGCAGAAACGTATGCTGCCCACACAATTGCAGGGAATATTGAAACATTTTCATATATGCCGGGTTACGGTCTTGCAATAGCAGCCACTACCCTTGTTGGCCAAAGGATCGGTGCTAAACAGTATAGGGAGGCATATGAATTTGGTTTTTTAACTACGGGGTTAGCAATTGGATTTATGTCATTAATTGGCTTGGTGTTGTTCTTTTTATCTCCATGGTTTGCTTCCTGGTTTACTACAGACCTACATGCTAGAAGCATGGTTGTAACCGCGCTAAAAATTGATGCTTTTGCACAGCCTGCATTGGCAGTGGGTTTAGTTTTAGCAGGTGCACTTCAGGGGGCCGGCGACACAAAAAGTCCGATGTACAGCACCGCACTTGGCATGTGGGTGATTAGGATAATCGGAGTTTATATTTTTGGAATACATTTCGGCATGGGGATAGCGGGAATATGGATTTCAATCGCGATTGATTTATATACAAGGGGAGCTTTTTTGTTTTATCAATTTAAAAAACACTTTAAAAAAATAGAAGAAAAAAATTTAGGGATTAACTGAATCAATTTTTATAAGCTTATTTATCGCTGTATGTATTAACCTACAATTCTAATTTTAAAAATTCTATTTATATTTTCTTGACCATCCTTTAATGGTTATTAAAAGTTATTTTAATGATGCACCCACATATACTATAGAGGGGTAATGTATATTGAGAACAGTAGGAGGTTTTGCTTATAGATATCAAGAGGTTTACTTGGATTGATGAGGTTTCGGGTCTAGAACATAATAGGGGGAAACACAATGCTTAATTATGGGAAACGCTTATCATTTTTCAGCTTACTTTGTGTACTGATATTAGTATTTAGTGCCTGTAATAATAGTCAAGTTAATACTCCTGCAAATAAAGAAAAGAATGAAGAAAAAACAAGCAGTTCTAATAAAGAGCAAGTTATCACAGTCAATGCGTTAAGTGAACCGCCTAGTCTTGAACCAGCACTGATTGATAACCAGACTGCAGGGGATATTTCAAATCAATTATTCGAGGGTTTGGTCCGATTGGACAAAGAAGGAAACATAGTTCCTGGTGTCGCAGAAAAGTGGGACATTTCTGATGATGGAGCTGTTTATACTTTCTATTTTAATAAGAATGCTAAATGGTCAAATGGTGACCCTGTGACTGCTAAGGATTTTGTCTATTCGTGGGAGAAGGTTTTACGTCCAGAAGTAGCTTCACCTCTTGGCAGTAACTTGTTCTTTATTAAAAATGGAGCAGCATACAATGAAGGTTCATTAAAGGATCAGGCACAGCTGGGAGTTAAGGCTATTGATGAGTATACACTGGAGGTTACTTTAGAAAAACCTACTTCCTTTTTCTTAGGTTTAACTGCTTTCTTTACATTATTACCGATCCATGAAAAAACGGATAAGGCAAATCCAGAGTGGGCTTCTGAAGCTGAAACCTTTGTTTCTAACGGACCTTTTAAAATTGAGAGTTGGAAACACGGCCAAGAATTAATTATGGTTCCAAATGAAAATTATTGGGGCAATGATGTAGTTAAGCTTGAAAAGTTAAAGTGGGTAATGGTGAATGAACAAAATACTGAATATGCTATGTACCAATCGAACGAGCTCGATTTTTCTGCCAATATCCCAAATTCAATAAGAAGTAAATTAATCGCTTCAGGTGAAGCAAAAACAGCGCCAAGCGCAAGTTTAGCTTATATAAGATTTAATCATGAGGATCGAATTTTTAAAAATGAAAAAATCCGTAAAGCATTAGGTCTTGCTCTTGATAGAAAACTTTTGGTCGAAAAAGTGACACAGGGAGGAGAAGTTCCCGCTCTTGGTTTAATACCATTAGGATTGAGTAGTGGTGCAGGAGAATTCAGGGAATTAGCTGGAGACTCCTTGTTTAAGGATAATGATTTAGACACAGCAAAACAACTTCTGAAAGAAGGACTCGAAGAACTGGGACTTTCTACATTGCCAAAAATTAATCTGCTTTTTTATACAGACGATACTTACAATAAACTTTCTCAAGCAATGCAGGAAATGTGGAAGAAAAACTTAGGAATTGATACAGAGCTCCAAACGATGGAACGTAAGGTATTTGTTCAAAATGTTCAAGCCGGTGAGTACCAATTAGCTTTGTACAGTACTGGCGCAGACTATGATGATGCAAGCAATTTAATGGGACAATTCATGAGTGGGGATGTCTATAACTATAGCAACATTTCTATTCCTGATTACGATCAATTAATGGAAAAAGCAGAAGCGGAATTGAACCTGGAGAAGCGAGCGGGGTATTTGGTCGAAGCTGAAAAGGTTCTAATAGACCAAATGGCAATTTCCCCACTTTATTACCGTACAAAAGTTTACTTGCAAAAGGACTATATCGAAGGAGTCTATCAGTATACAATTCAGGCAATTGATTTCCGGGAGGCGAGTGTTAAGTAGTAAAAATGGTGGCGCGCTAAGCGGCTAGAATGCTGAAAGAGTGTACAATGAGTACACTTTTTCAGTTGTTTTTGCTTAAAATCATAAAGGAGGGGGAATATGCGGCAATTTATTACCAGGAGAATTATTAGTGTTATCTTAACTTTATTTGTCATTATTTCGCTTACCTTTTTATTGATGTACGCAATACCCGGTGATCCTTTTACAAGTGAAAATCGTATTCCAGAGCAGGTAGTTGAAAACTTAAAAGAGCATTATGGACTTAATGATCCCTTGTTAATACAATATTTTAAATATCTAAAGGGAGCATTATTGATGGACTTTGGTCCTTCAATCAAATGGGATAACCAGACAGTTAACCAATTAATTGCTAACGGATTTCCTGTTTCGGCCATGATAGGTATTCAAGCCATTCTTATAGCTGCATTCTTTGGTATCGTTTTAGGTATTCTCGCAGCTTTTCGTCACAATAGTGCAATTGACTATTTTTCGATGATTATTGCCATACTTGGCCTTTCCGTCCCTAGCTTCATTTTTGCTACAATATTAATCAATTTTTTTGCTATAAAGCTGCAATGGTTCCCTGTCGCAACATGGGGTACATGGAAGCACTCCGTTTTGCCAAGCATTGCTCTTGCTGTTACACCGATGGCTTATATTGCACGACTTACTAGATCAAGTATTTTAGAAGTACTTTCGATGGATTATATTCAAACTGCCATGGCTAAAGGAGTGACTGGTTTCAGATTTATTTTTAAGCATGTACTTCGTAATGCAATGATTCCAGTTGTAACAATACTTGGTCCCATTACAGCTACAGTATTGACTGGAAGCTTTGTCATAGAACAAATCTTCGGTATTCCAGGCTTGGGGAAATATTTTGTTGAGGGCATCACTGATAGAGATTATCCATTAATTTTGGGAACGACTGTTTTTTATAGTGCTATATTAATATTC
The window above is part of the Mesobacillus jeotgali genome. Proteins encoded here:
- a CDS encoding ABC transporter permease, with amino-acid sequence MGKFMAGKLLQYTIVIFLMLTLNFLLPRLMPGNPLVFLAGEDVGLMSSAEKEAILEKHGLNDSIFEQYITYIKNILTGEFGFSYQQKRPISEIIMERLPWTMLLTGLGLVLSTILGVMFGAISAWRRGTKTDANLLTVFMFLSAMPSFWVGMILVSIFSAQLGWLPVFGAESAWSNYSGMDRFIDISRHLILPLTTLILISVTSTFMIMRYSMLNVLGEDYIMMAKAKGVKEKVIKYKHAMRNALLPVATVFMLSLGFTLGGATVIETVFAYPGVGRLMFESVLSRDYPLIQATFLIITFSVVIANFLADLLYPLLDPKVGSRNG
- a CDS encoding ABC transporter permease → MGNKKWRKYWHVLTSNNIGIVGLGLLIIFLAIAVFAPLLAPFDPTERVGTPFTKPNSQFLLGTNDVGQDILSELLYGTRISLLIGVLAAFISILLGCLIGVISGYYGGKVDSLLMRLVDLVLVIPFLPLMILLAAFIGPSFWNIILVISLISWASPARVIRSQVLTLKTKGYVEAAKSIGTNIKVILGRHILPGVIPIALSQFVLAASHSILIEASLSFLGLGDPFTKSWGTILYYAQARGAFLTDAWIWWILPPGLLITTLVIGFAFTGYSLEEVMNPRLRRGR
- a CDS encoding ABC transporter ATP-binding protein, translated to MTAVLTVENLSTFFKTEKGIARAVENVSFSVEEGEMLGLIGESGCGKTTVAQSILRLIEFPGKVVAGSVHLNGRDLLKASDSELDSLRWKDLSVIPQNAMNALNPVYTIGDQIMEAILLHERVSKREALARTKTLLELVGIDGDRWKSYPHEFSGGMKQRVAIAMSLACSPKLVISDESTTGLDVLTQAQVIALIKNLQRKMDLSVILISHDLPMVTAICDKIAIMYAGKIVELASTEDILNDTRHPYSKALLQATPDLSDPDREVISIPGSVPNLVNIPQCCRFHTRCAFAFDRCRKETPEFREVKNGHFSACFLEEEENG
- a CDS encoding ABC transporter ATP-binding protein: MDNSILLKVRDLKKTFVKKTGSILNRKLQNVYAVHNVSFEIKKGEILGIIGESGCGKTTTARMVMRLMKETSGEILFEGRDLCKLTDSETNKLRNKMQMIFQDPYDTLNPGMTIMDILMEPINAHEKHLPYDEKVRRVKEAIESIELRPAEDYMERFPHQLSGGQRQRIAIARAVILEPLFISADEPTSMLDVSVRAGILNLLLELKKKMGLTMMLITHDLSTASYMCDRIAVMYQGKIIEVGPTKKIIQSPSHPYTKALVSVVKDLNYFIQNREKLILDGEVDATEETAGCPFVKRCPYQEDICNSKMPKQESLGAGHAVSCHCHSNLLEKTS
- a CDS encoding peptide ABC transporter substrate-binding protein, encoding MLNYGKRLSFFSLLCVLILVFSACNNSQVNTPANKEKNEEKTSSSNKEQVITVNALSEPPSLEPALIDNQTAGDISNQLFEGLVRLDKEGNIVPGVAEKWDISDDGAVYTFYFNKNAKWSNGDPVTAKDFVYSWEKVLRPEVASPLGSNLFFIKNGAAYNEGSLKDQAQLGVKAIDEYTLEVTLEKPTSFFLGLTAFFTLLPIHEKTDKANPEWASEAETFVSNGPFKIESWKHGQELIMVPNENYWGNDVVKLEKLKWVMVNEQNTEYAMYQSNELDFSANIPNSIRSKLIASGEAKTAPSASLAYIRFNHEDRIFKNEKIRKALGLALDRKLLVEKVTQGGEVPALGLIPLGLSSGAGEFRELAGDSLFKDNDLDTAKQLLKEGLEELGLSTLPKINLLFYTDDTYNKLSQAMQEMWKKNLGIDTELQTMERKVFVQNVQAGEYQLALYSTGADYDDASNLMGQFMSGDVYNYSNISIPDYDQLMEKAEAELNLEKRAGYLVEAEKVLIDQMAISPLYYRTKVYLQKDYIEGVYQYTIQAIDFREASVK
- a CDS encoding MATE family efflux transporter; translation: MAQQETAGIQSTKQKVSTILALAIPAMVENTLQMVVGFVDTLFVARLGLNEVTAVGIANAVLAVYIAIFMAIGVGTSSLIARSIGSGDIEKAKSIARQSTFISILAGMIFGIISVFFSEPLLKMMGAESDVLRDGSIYLQIVGIPSVFISLMFNFGSILRAAGDTKTPMKVSWWINLIHIGLDYVLIFGIFKLDGFGLAGAAWATVIVRLLGSAALYHHIKKSPVSFSFFGESSKGDSFAILTLSAPAAIERLIMRLGQVVYFGLIVKIGAETYAAHTIAGNIETFSYMPGYGLAIAATTLVGQRIGAKQYREAYEFGFLTTGLAIGFMSLIGLVLFFLSPWFASWFTTDLHARSMVVTALKIDAFAQPALAVGLVLAGALQGAGDTKSPMYSTALGMWVIRIIGVYIFGIHFGMGIAGIWISIAIDLYTRGAFLFYQFKKHFKKIEEKNLGIN
- a CDS encoding ABC transporter permease, which encodes MRQFITRRIISVILTLFVIISLTFLLMYAIPGDPFTSENRIPEQVVENLKEHYGLNDPLLIQYFKYLKGALLMDFGPSIKWDNQTVNQLIANGFPVSAMIGIQAILIAAFFGIVLGILAAFRHNSAIDYFSMIIAILGLSVPSFIFATILINFFAIKLQWFPVATWGTWKHSVLPSIALAVTPMAYIARLTRSSILEVLSMDYIQTAMAKGVTGFRFIFKHVLRNAMIPVVTILGPITATVLTGSFVIEQIFGIPGLGKYFVEGITDRDYPLILGTTVFYSAILIFFIILVDLAYVLIDPRIKLIKRRG
- a CDS encoding nitrite reductase yields the protein MNNEKKIKVAVNGGIDFGSKLTANQLRILAKYMEDGQELELTTFQQLYIDIPDSKKDEIITDFESVGLQCYPVGNFVKSLRTCNFCKGAEEEGMPVAIELNKRIAGKPVPFTLKPAYTGCPVGCGEPLVNDIGVMKINGNQYNLYIGGKTKGEDAEAGSLFKENLNPEELYTTVEEIIRVYGEKGKKREPFHKFLKRFGKEELIENISQV
- a CDS encoding metal-sensitive transcriptional regulator; amino-acid sequence: MGVEAANEQVLPPTGCSTNHRKSHHSEKIKKNLDSRLNRIEGQIRGVKRLIENDTYCDDVITQLSAIQSALNSVASLLLEGHLKSCVLERINEGDTEVIDEVLVTFQRLLKK